The genomic window CTCGAACTCCACGTCGATGACGTCGTCCGGCTTGGCGGCCCCACCGTTGGCCCCGTCGGGGTGGCCGTGCGGGCCGCCCGGCCCGGCGGGGCCGCCGGCGCCCGGGCCCGCGCCCGGGGACGACGAGGCGTAGAGGTGCTCGGCCATCGCCTGGCTGGCCTTCTGGAGCTCGTCCACGGCCTGGTTGATGGCGGCCGCGTCCTCGCCCTTCTTGACCTCGTTGACCCGGTCCATCGCCGCCCGGAGCGCCGCCTTGTCGTAGTCGCTCAGCTTGTCCTTGTTCTCGTCGAGGAGCTTCTCGAGCTGGTAGACGCGCTGCTCGGCCGTGTTGCGGGCCTCGGCGAGCTCGCGCTTCCGCTTGTCGTCGCCGGCGTGCGACTCGGCGTCGCGCTTCATCCGCTCGATCTCGTCCTTGGACAGGCCGCCGGAGGACTCGATCTTGATCGTCTGCTCCTTGCCGGTCCCCTTGTCGCGGGCCGTGACGTTCAGGATGCCGTTGGCGTCGATGTTGAAGGTGACCTCGATCTGCGGCACGCCCATCCGCGCCGGCGGGATGCCCTCCAGGTTGAAGTCGCCGAGGGACCGGTTGTCCGAGGCCATCGGCCGCTCGCCCTGGTAGACCTTGATCGTCACGGCGGTCTGGTTGTCCTCGGCCGTCGTGAAGGTCTCCTTCTTCTCCGTCGGGATCGTCGTGTTGCGGGGCACCAGCACCGTCATCACGCCGCCCTTGGTCTCCAGGCCCAGCGACAGCGGGGTGACGTCGAGCAGGAGGACCTCCTTGACGTCGCCGGTGAGGACGGCCCCCTGGATGGCCGCGCCGATGGCGACGACCTCGTCCGGGTTCACGCCCTTGTGCGGCTCCTTGCCGAAGATGTCCTTGACGATCTGGTTGACGCGCGGCATCCGCGTCGAGCCGCCGACCATCACGACCTCGTCGATCTGGCTCGGCTTCAGCTTGGCGTCCTCCAGGGCCTTCATGACCGGGCCCCGGCAGCGCTCGAAGAGGTTGTCGGTCAGCTTCTCGAACTGCGCCCGGCTGATGGTCATCGTCAGGTGCTTGGGGCCCGACGCGTCGGCCGTGATGAACGGCAGGTTGATGTCGGCCTGGGCCTGGAAGGAGAGGTCCTTCTTGGCCTTCTCGGCGGCCTCC from Aquisphaera giovannonii includes these protein-coding regions:
- the dnaK gene encoding molecular chaperone DnaK, translated to MAEGEKIIGIDLGTTNSVVAVMEGGDVTVIPNQEGSRLTPSVVAFTSKGEILVGDPAKRQAITNPAGTVYSIKRFMGRRHEEVRGEEKMVPYKVVGGQSDFVKVEVNGKDYTPPEVSAMILRKLKEAAESYLGHKVRKAVITVPAYFNDSQRQATKDAGQIAGLEVSRIINEPTAAALAYGLEKKKNEKIAVFDLGGGTFDISILDVADGVFEVLSTNGDTHLGGDDWDEALINHIADEFKKEQSIDLRKDQMALQRLKEAAEKAKKDLSFQAQADINLPFITADASGPKHLTMTISRAQFEKLTDNLFERCRGPVMKALEDAKLKPSQIDEVVMVGGSTRMPRVNQIVKDIFGKEPHKGVNPDEVVAIGAAIQGAVLTGDVKEVLLLDVTPLSLGLETKGGVMTVLVPRNTTIPTEKKETFTTAEDNQTAVTIKVYQGERPMASDNRSLGDFNLEGIPPARMGVPQIEVTFNIDANGILNVTARDKGTGKEQTIKIESSGGLSKDEIERMKRDAESHAGDDKRKRELAEARNTAEQRVYQLEKLLDENKDKLSDYDKAALRAAMDRVNEVKKGEDAAAINQAVDELQKASQAMAEHLYASSSPGAGPGAGGPAGPGGPHGHPDGANGGAAKPDDVIDVEFEEKK